The proteins below come from a single Drosophila teissieri strain GT53w chromosome 3L, Prin_Dtei_1.1, whole genome shotgun sequence genomic window:
- the LOC122617682 gene encoding uncharacterized protein LOC122617682, with protein MDYTIAMNHLAESDKEKRQFKLKITELEHQMKMEKDPARAKLIGEHIEQLKKLDEETQKENLEIAKNNAMVLTANNKFRLAYDLINNF; from the coding sequence ATGGACTATACTATTGCCATGAATCATTTGGCGGAATCCGACAAGGAGAAGAGGCAATTTAAGTTGAAAATTACGGAGCTCGAGcaccaaatgaaaatggaaaaggatcCAGCTCGCGCCAAGTTGATCGGGGAGCACATTGAGCAATTGAAGAAACTGGATGAGGAGACCCAAAAGGAGAACTTGGAAATTGCCAAGAACAACGCGATGGTACTAACGGCGAATAATAAGTTTAGATTGGCGTACGAtcttattaacaatttttaa